The proteins below are encoded in one region of Leptospira montravelensis:
- a CDS encoding hybrid sensor histidine kinase/response regulator encodes MDIQKKLNVLIVEDSLASYKAIVSVLQNFGFSIFPERAEWKAEFEQKMSDESWDIVISDFYLPDFDGRYVITRVKEINPDLPVILVTEFLPEDSASEFLNLGASEFLPKSSIIKLPFVVNRELEAYRLKVSQKKAWDMLVHGEELLTRSQKISHLGHFEVIFPEKNTLWSLELYRILGFDFGEIPLMEKVWSLLDQSEYDHIKVVWEDLLKDNHSKEMIVTLNTKSGRKKVNLWLEAERFEDSRFRIFGTIHDISDLSELEHSIQLNEQLFKGIFNNSSQAIFLLDLQGHVIRMNRMAVLSFERDETDIQGLELIRSIFSNSDEESIKKLTYGMKLALKNQSFEVFVRYSLLDGREKYFDCDFYSLTDPSGKILYIVLEAKDITEKIVLERAYAQSQKLEALGTFAGGIAHDFNNLLTPMMAYVSYLNSEWSKTETNESIQKSLPAIEGISKSLDRAKNLIQQILTYSKIDNSISKQLDLREHLLQVLKEVRSVSSNQITLFTDLGNEAAYVNADPIQIFQILSNLYENAVFALQDTPNPKITISLSKVLYEKSELLHVGFMKNTEYWKLGFADNGSGIPPEIIEKIFDPFFTTKGGKGTGLGLPIIYGIMVKMGGTILVNSKLDIGTEFDLYFPAWKAML; translated from the coding sequence ATGGACATTCAAAAAAAACTTAATGTTTTGATTGTTGAAGATTCACTTGCCTCTTACAAAGCGATTGTTTCAGTACTTCAAAATTTTGGTTTTTCTATTTTTCCAGAAAGGGCAGAATGGAAAGCGGAGTTTGAACAAAAAATGTCTGATGAATCTTGGGATATCGTCATATCAGACTTTTACCTTCCCGATTTTGATGGGCGTTATGTTATCACTAGAGTTAAAGAAATTAATCCTGACTTACCTGTAATTTTAGTCACAGAGTTTCTTCCTGAAGATTCAGCCTCCGAATTTCTTAATTTGGGAGCTTCAGAATTTTTACCAAAATCCTCTATCATCAAACTTCCGTTTGTTGTGAATCGTGAGTTGGAAGCCTACCGATTGAAAGTTTCTCAAAAAAAAGCTTGGGATATGTTGGTACATGGCGAAGAATTATTAACTCGATCGCAGAAGATTTCTCATCTCGGTCACTTCGAAGTGATTTTCCCAGAAAAAAACACTTTATGGTCTTTAGAGTTATATCGAATTTTGGGATTTGATTTTGGAGAAATTCCACTAATGGAGAAGGTATGGTCGCTTTTGGACCAATCAGAATATGATCATATCAAAGTAGTATGGGAAGACCTTTTAAAAGACAATCATTCGAAAGAGATGATTGTTACTTTGAATACTAAAAGTGGTAGAAAAAAAGTCAATTTATGGTTGGAAGCAGAACGGTTTGAGGATTCTAGGTTTCGTATTTTCGGAACGATACACGACATATCAGATCTTTCTGAACTAGAACATTCTATTCAGCTCAACGAACAGTTATTTAAAGGAATTTTTAATAATTCTTCACAAGCAATTTTTCTATTAGATTTACAAGGTCACGTGATTCGTATGAATCGTATGGCCGTATTGTCATTTGAAAGGGATGAAACTGATATACAGGGTTTGGAATTAATACGTTCTATTTTTTCTAATTCAGATGAAGAATCAATAAAGAAATTAACATATGGGATGAAACTTGCATTAAAAAATCAAAGTTTCGAAGTGTTTGTTAGATATAGTTTGTTAGATGGTAGAGAAAAATATTTTGATTGTGATTTTTATTCTCTTACAGATCCATCTGGAAAAATTTTATACATTGTACTCGAAGCAAAAGATATTACAGAGAAAATTGTATTGGAGCGTGCTTACGCTCAATCCCAAAAATTAGAAGCACTTGGTACTTTTGCTGGTGGGATTGCACATGACTTTAATAATCTCCTCACCCCTATGATGGCTTATGTTTCCTATTTGAATTCTGAATGGTCCAAAACTGAAACAAACGAATCGATTCAAAAATCATTACCTGCGATTGAAGGAATTTCCAAGTCTTTGGATAGGGCCAAAAATTTAATCCAACAGATATTAACATATTCGAAAATTGATAATTCTATTTCTAAACAATTGGACTTACGAGAACATTTGTTGCAGGTTTTGAAAGAAGTTAGAAGTGTTTCATCAAATCAAATCACATTGTTTACCGATTTAGGAAATGAAGCTGCTTATGTGAATGCAGATCCAATTCAAATTTTTCAGATTCTATCAAATTTATATGAAAATGCAGTCTTTGCATTGCAAGATACTCCAAACCCTAAAATTACTATTTCACTTTCAAAGGTTTTGTATGAAAAATCGGAATTACTTCATGTTGGATTTATGAAAAATACCGAATACTGGAAGTTAGGTTTTGCTGATAATGGTTCGGGAATACCTCCCGAGATTATTGAGAAAATTTTTGATCCTTTTTTTACAACAAAAGGTGGAAAGGGGACGGGTTTAGGTTTACCCATCATTTATGGAATCATGGTAAAGATGGGTGGAACTATTCTCGTAAACTCTAAATTAGATATAGGAACGGAGTTTGATTTATATTTTCCTGCATGGAAGGCAATGCTTTAA